A single genomic interval of Camelina sativa cultivar DH55 chromosome 11, Cs, whole genome shotgun sequence harbors:
- the LOC109127374 gene encoding defensin-like protein 141: protein MTKSIVCALFIIFILGMMVNEIEGQKQGRCNEVLKEIDCGAGNCSALCLQKRKGLGRCVTPEGQDTLKCYCYYPCV from the exons ATGACCAAATCCATCGTTTGTGCTTTGTTCATCATTTTTATTCtag GGATGATGGTGAATGAGATTGAAGGACAAAAACAAGGACGATGCAACGAGGTTTTAAAAGAAATAGATTGTGGTGCTGGCAACTGTAGCGCTCTGTGCCTACAGAAACGGAAGGGCTTGGGTCGATGCGTCACACCAGAAGGCCAGGACACCCTCAAATGCTATTGTTATTATCCTTGCGTTTAa